Proteins from a single region of Amorphus orientalis:
- a CDS encoding diguanylate cyclase translates to MIDFIVALLRNTGMLAVVAVGYGFVAPRLKGPASALVLGLLCGLGACATMLDPISIQAGIFVDSRTTMVVLAGFFGGPLAGGIAAALPSVLRIHFGGIGAPAGVLSILISLAIGLAGYYIFYRKSEKIRYRHIIVLASATPLTTLSLLLLPPAVALEVLTHSGWTVNLMRLFGVVFLGAILLHEQQRGRAEARVREMAYIDELSGLANRRAFFAHLTKEWKRWERYDEAFTIVLVDIDRFKLINDTFGHPVGDIVIQRLARIMLEESRTSDVVARTGGEEFGLLLPYTTSASGYLVAERIRARVESEVLVAEGNDIRFTVSLGVSADVESYSTMSRCLSGADRALYEAKHLGRNTVVIDTPTLDEADGPPARLAMVGGPLK, encoded by the coding sequence GTGATCGACTTTATCGTCGCGCTCTTGCGCAACACGGGCATGCTCGCGGTGGTCGCCGTTGGCTACGGCTTCGTGGCTCCCCGCCTCAAAGGACCTGCATCCGCTCTCGTTCTGGGCCTTTTGTGCGGCCTTGGCGCGTGCGCCACCATGCTCGATCCAATCTCTATTCAGGCCGGTATTTTCGTCGATTCGCGGACCACGATGGTGGTGCTGGCCGGCTTCTTCGGTGGTCCGCTCGCCGGGGGCATCGCGGCGGCGCTCCCATCGGTGCTGCGGATCCATTTCGGCGGCATCGGTGCGCCGGCGGGCGTGCTGTCGATCCTGATCAGTCTCGCGATCGGATTGGCCGGCTACTACATTTTTTATCGGAAATCCGAGAAAATCCGGTACCGGCACATCATCGTTCTGGCGTCGGCGACGCCGCTGACGACCCTCAGCCTTCTGCTCCTCCCGCCGGCAGTCGCCCTGGAGGTCCTCACCCATTCGGGGTGGACGGTGAACCTGATGCGGCTGTTCGGCGTCGTCTTCCTCGGTGCCATCCTGCTCCACGAACAACAGCGCGGACGGGCGGAAGCCCGTGTGCGGGAGATGGCCTATATCGACGAACTCAGCGGACTGGCGAACCGCCGCGCGTTCTTCGCGCATCTGACGAAAGAGTGGAAACGCTGGGAGCGCTACGACGAAGCGTTCACGATCGTCCTGGTCGATATCGACCGGTTCAAGCTGATCAACGACACCTTCGGCCATCCCGTCGGCGACATCGTCATCCAGCGCCTGGCGCGAATCATGCTGGAGGAATCGCGCACATCCGATGTCGTCGCTCGAACCGGTGGCGAGGAGTTCGGCCTGCTCCTGCCCTACACCACAAGCGCATCCGGATACCTGGTCGCCGAACGCATTCGGGCTCGCGTCGAAAGCGAAGTGCTGGTGGCTGAGGGCAACGACATCCGCTTCACCGTCAGCCTCGGTGTGAGCGCCGACGTGGAAAGCTACTCGACCATGAGCCGATGCCTATCCGGCGCCGACAGGGCGCTGTACGAGGCAAAGCATCTCGGCCGCAACACGGTGGTGATCGATACGCCCACGCTTGACGAGGCGGATGGCCCGCCTGCGCGGCTGGCTATGGTGGGCGGCCCGCTCAAGTAG